The following are from one region of the Pygocentrus nattereri isolate fPygNat1 chromosome 20, fPygNat1.pri, whole genome shotgun sequence genome:
- the LOC108411924 gene encoding BOLA class I histocompatibility antigen, alpha chain BL3-7-like: MDYCTAMKKSLVILTVYIQLTSAVSHSLQYIYTAVTPGINFPEFTAVGLVDEEQIDYYDSYIRKLIPKTVWIKKIANNDPEYWNTGARVLQANQEVFKVNVGILMQRFNQTEGVHTVQMMYGCEQDSNGNKSGYWQYSYDGEDYISLDVDTLTWTAANAKAVITKHKWEAVGEAKFQKTYLENNCTEWLQKYMEYGRSTLERKVSPEVSLFQKDSSSPLVCHATGFFPKAVKLSWQKNGEDLNEDVELRETLPNQDGTFQKRSILTVSPEELNKHNYTCIIQHSSLEKKMVLQEFDLRVLLGDSDGGSDGIFLGAAVVVLLIVLSGCAGFIIWKNSGD, encoded by the exons ATGGATTACTGTACAGCGATGAAGAAAAGCCTGGTTATCCTCACAGTTTATATTCAGCTAACATCAGCAG TCTCCCACTCTCTGCAGTACATCTACACTGCAGTTACACCAGGAATAAACTTCCCAGAGTTCACTGCTGTAGGTCTGGTGGATGAAGAGCAGATTGATTACTATGACAGTTACATCAGGAAGTTGATCCCAAAGACAGTCTGGATAAAGAAGATTGCTAATAATGATCCAGAGTACTGGAACACTGGGGCACGGGTTCTGCAGGCTAATCAGGAGGTCTTCAAAGTCAATGTGGGTATTCTGATGCAGCGCTTCAATCAGACTGAAG GGGTACACACAGTTCAGATGATGTACGGCTGTGAACAGGACAGTAATGGAAATAAAAGCGGATATTGGCAGTATAGCTATGATGGAGAAGACTATATCAGTCTGGATGTGGATACTCTCACCTGGACTGCAGCTAACGCTAAAGCTGTTATTACCAAACACAAGTGGGAGGCGGTGGGTGAAGCCAAGTTCCAGAAGACCTATTTGGAGAACAACTGTACTGAGTGGTTACAGAAGTATATGGAATATGGCAGATCCACTCTGGAGAGGAAAG TCTCTCCTGAGGTGTCTCTGTTCCAGAAGGACTCTTCTTCTCCACTGGTGTGTCACGCTACAGGTTTCTTCCCCAAAGCAGTGAAGCTCTCCTGGCAGAAGAATGGAGAGGATCTGAATGAGGATGTGGAGCTCAGAGAGACGCTACCCAACCAGGATGGAACCTTCCAGAAGAGGAGCATTCTGACTGTCTCACCTGAGGAGCTGAACAAACACAACTACACCTGCATCATTCAGCACAGCAGCCTGGAGAAGAAGATGGTGCTACAAGAATTTGATCTCAGAGTTCTTTTAG GTGATTCAGATGGAGGGTCAGATGGCATCTTCCTTGGTGCAGCCGTGGTTGTTCTCCTAATCGTCCTCAGTGGCTGTGCTGGATTTATCATTTGGAAGAACTCTG GTGATTGA
- the LOC119261872 gene encoding uncharacterized protein LOC119261872, producing the protein MQFQQCRQLNPNCPLCRPDDALQSHFRPLVIVVPRNLQGSSRSPLSSLHCFYCVQHQVAVAALKDHLINHPSVSRLINISDETKDSRSAGLSSVLILLELSAAFDTVNHKILLSILSGLGISGTFQEAWKWFESYLEGRSYQVSPRIAACLADVASWMTTHHLKLNPSKTEMLYIPGSSGIRCDLSIPFENTLITPSTEARSLGVVVDDQLSFTAHVANLTRSCRFLLYNIRRIRPFLSREATQVLVQSLVISRLDYCNCLLAGLPMRTIRPLQLIQNAAARLVFNLPKFSHVTPLLRSLHWLPVAARIRYKTLMLAYKAKNGPAPSYVRSMVKARSVPRDLRASSTARLDPPSCRSQGKHASRLFSVLAPRWWNELPLSVRTAESLAVFKRRLKTHRILWLAADKPVLWLAADERILWLAADEPVLWLAADERILWLAADKWILWLAADEPVLWLAADKRILWLAADEPVLWLAADEPVLWLAADEWILWLATNKRVLWLAADEQTCG; encoded by the exons atgcagttccagcagtgTAGGCAACTCAACCCCAAttgtcctctctgcagaccTGATGATGCGCTGCAGTCCCACTTCAGGCCCCTGGTAATTGTTGTGCCCAGGAACTTGCAGGGCTCTTCCAGAAGTCCACTGTCATCACTCCACTGTTTTtactgtgttcagcaccaggttgCTGTGGCTGCTCTGAAGGACCACCTGATCAACCACCCATCTGTTAGCAGACTCATCAATATCTCAGATGAGACCAAAGACT CAAGGTCAGCTGGACTGTCATCAGTTCTGATTCTTCTCGAACTCTCTGCAGCCTTTGACACTGTCAATCACAAGATTCTTCTGTCTATCCTTTCTGGCCTTGGCATTTCAGGAACATTTCAGGAAGCATGGAAGTGGTTTGAGTCCTACCTAGAGGGGCGCTCCTACCAG GTCTCGCCTCGGATCGCAGCATGTCTGGCAGACGTTGCATCGTGGATGACAACCCACCACCTCAAGCTGAACCCAAGCAAGACGGAGATGCTTTACATCCCGGGATCTTCTGGTATTCGGTGTGATCTCTCAATTCCCTTTGAGAACACCCTGATTACTCCATCTACAGAAGCTCGTAGTCTTGGGGTAGTTGTAGATGACCAGCTCTCTTTCACGGCTCATGTTgctaacctgactcggtcatgcagatttctcctttaCAACATCCGGAGAATTCGACCTTTTCTCTCTAGAGAGGCCACACAGGTACTCGTTCAGTCTTTAGTCATCTCTAGACTAGATTACTGTAACTGCCTTCTGGCTGGTCTTCCAATGCGTACCATCAGGCCCCTGCAActgatccagaatgctgcagctcgactcgtcttcaatcttcctaaattcagccatgtcactccactgctgcgttcccttcattggcttcctgtagcagctcgcatcagatataaaaccctgatgttggcctacaaagccaaaaatggtccagctccttcctacgtgagatcaatggtgaaagctagatccgtacccagagaccttcgtgcttcaagtacggctcgacttgacccaccatcttgcagatcacaaggaaaacatgcctccagactgttctctgtcctggcaccaaggtggtggaatgaacttcccctaagtgtccgaacagcagaatcacttgctgtctttaaacgacgtctgaagacccat CGGATCCTGTGGCTGGCTGCTGACAAGCCGGTCCTGTGGCTGGCTGCTGACGAGCGGATCCTGTGGCTGGCTGCTGACGAGCCGGTCCTGTGGCTGGCTGCTGACGAGCGGATCCTGTGGCTGGCTGCTGACAAGTGGATCCTGTGGCTGGCTGCTGACGAGCCGGTCCTGTGGCTGGCTGCTGACAAGCGGATCCTGTGGCTGGCTGCTGACGAGCCGGTCCTGTGGCTGGCTGCTGACGAGCCGGTCCTGTGGCTGGCAGCTGACGAGTGGATCCTGTGGCTAGCTACTAACAAGCGGGTCCTGTGGCTGGCAGCTGACGAGCAGACATGTGGCTAG
- the LOC108411919 gene encoding major histocompatibility complex class I-related gene protein-like encodes MVHIMKSLLLHIFTLHLASAATHSLDYFFTGVTPGTSFPEFTAVGQLDGLQGGYYDSNSREVILTGEWIKNNTDKEHWKEVTQRSHRYQEDFKFSLATAMKHFNHTKGIHTWQWMCGCELHDDGTKRAYSQYGYDGEDFLSLDWTTVTWTAATDKVVIIKTGWGTPKARNHKIFLENTCIKWLQKYVDYGRATLERKGKVSEHLNNT; translated from the exons ATGGTACACATCATGAAGTCCCTACTGCTCCATATCTTCACTCTTCATCTCGCTTCAGCAG CCACCCACTCTCTGGACTACTTTTTCACCGGAGTCACACCAGGAACCAGCTTCCCAGAGTTCACTGCTGTTGGTCAGTTGGATGGACTTCAAGGCGGCTATTATGACAGTAACAGCAGGGAAGTGATCCTAACGGGAGAGTGGATAAAGAACAATACAGATAAAGAGCACTGGAAAGAGGTAACACAGAGGTCACATCGTTATCAGGAGGACTTCAAATTCAGTTTAGCTACAGCAATGAAGCACTTCAATCACACTAAAg GGATTCATACGTGGCAGTGGATGTGTGGCTGTGAGCTTCATGATGATGGAACCAAAAGAGCATACAGCCAATATGGTTATGATGGAGAAGACTTCCTGAGTCTGGATTGGACCACTGTCACCTGGACTGCAGCTACCGATAAAgttgtaataataaaaacaggatgGGGGACACCCAAAGCTAGAAATCACAAGATCTTTCTGGAAAATACCTGTATTAAGTGGTTACAGAAGTATGTGGATTATGGCAGAGCCACTCTGGAGAGGAAAGGTAAAGTGTCCGAGCACTTAAACAACACTTAA